The Gossypium hirsutum isolate 1008001.06 chromosome D02, Gossypium_hirsutum_v2.1, whole genome shotgun sequence region TGAAGATCCCCCGAGAAGGGCATGCAAGTTTCCATCTCTCGGTTCTTTTCTCAACATAGAAAATGTCAAATTGGATCCACCTTTGCGTAATCTTCGCTTGCGCTGCACGTAAAATCCAGTCAAGGAATAACCTGAACCTTTCATCAAGACATGCCAACTCACAAACAAACAAGAGATATTTAGACATACAAAGGAGAAAGCAAAATGGCTTTTACGGGGAAAACAAAGTATAAGCTTGGTGACCGTTAGCAGAAATGTAGATCactaaacaaaaatgaaaaccaAATTCACATACCCCTAATGCATGGCAAACATCGTCAAGCACCATGGTGAAGATCAAATCAGATTAAAGTGTTTAGCCTTTTTAAagtagatagatagatagatattaTTTAACTAGCTTTCATATCAAAACTAAATAAGCCGAGACAAAATCAACATAAAAAAAAGGATATCTTAAGAAAATTCCCATGCTGCATGGTAATGTGGCTAACTATATCCATCCCGACCCTCTTCGCGCAAACCGGGCAGACCTGAAATGGTAACATTCAACCAAACACCTATTAAGCGAAACTCAATTTTAACTCTCAAGCAATGTTATGCGTCTAAAAGACCAAAAATACATATCTTTCACAAGTGAAAAAACAAAGTACAAAAGCATGAAGAACACacaatttatcaaattaactttGAAGCTAAACAGCTTAATGCTATACACCAGAAATGAGAATGATATTCAAGCAAACAACATCTATAACTCAAGCAACAGTGAAATTCACAATGAGAGACGCataattaacaaaattatcaAGAATCTtactgaaattaaatccccaattCAACACCAACTCAGCTGTAAAATACcatttcaaatttcaatatcTTTTTTTCCCCCAATTATGCACCAGTACTTCTACATTTCTTTTACTTATAAACTTCAAAAAATACTCCATCAATATGTAAACTACGTAAACAAAGTTAATCTTTTTTCTAATAAATTCAATAAGAAAAACACAAATTTcatccaaagaaaaaaaaaggaataattttatgagaaaaaaggaaaaaaaaggtacCCCATTTTTTACTTCAACAGGATGTTCCTCATCGATGTGACAACAAAGCCCAACAATATCGAAATCCTCAGCGCAAAACGGACATAAAAACTCCGCCTTGAAATCCTCGTCTCCATCAAATTCTTCATATCCTCCACCCAGAAACAGATCTAGAAAAacacaacaaaaacaaaaataatcgcaaattaaaaaaaatcaattcctTATTTTCTCGTGAACCaaacagaaaaaataaaacaaaccagATCGAGACTGATGACGCCTTGAGGAAGACGAAGAAGAATTGGAAAATCGAAACCTCCATGAATTTGACTCCATTCTTTTTCCTTCTGTTGAGAAAAGAACGCTACTTTTTTTCTCTCTCGTTCGAGTTTCGATCTAAGTAATTGAGAAACttggtaaatttattgaaataaagtcactaaaaagttcataaattaacaaaaaaaataaacccTAATTAGGAAGAAATGAAGATattaaaagagagagaaataaaaaaaattgggaaaaaaaGAGCAGAGAGAGACTCTCCACCGAACTTTTCTGGAATGGGGTTCAGGCTTTCAGCTTATTTTATAAACACGTTTTTGCTTTTATTGGGTTATTTTTAAAACTTGCCCAACAAGTTTTCTTAAATTATAGAAATGCCCCTCTCTTTTCTAGACCTTTTCATTTAAGCCAGAAGGTTCTTTATAAGGGGTGGACAAAAATATCATATGGGAAAAATTAGATTTAACAAAAAATGTGGTTCGTTTGCAAAAATATATCAGGTTTTAGTTTTAACAATCAAGACCCCAACAGAGGTCGGTTTTTAGTTATATAAtagaacatttttatttttataaaaactgaatatttaaaatatttgagtAAAATAATACCAATTTAATAGAGAAATTACATAAAATCCAATTTCATATTATAACAAATTAATGATATTTAGCTCACCAAAtggatttgataaaaaaaatttgataaatactAGATATTTgtgtaaataaaaaatgaaaaatattatttagtgaGTGATCtgttttatagtaaaaatatatatttatctcTATTTGTTAACTATGTTATAATTGCACTATAGTAATAAAATAGCGCCGTTTATGACGAAAAATATCATCAGTGTATATATTTTGTGG contains the following coding sequences:
- the LOC107908509 gene encoding protein DEHYDRATION-INDUCED 19 homolog 4, which translates into the protein MESNSWRFRFSNSSSSSSRRHQSRSDLFLGGGYEEFDGDEDFKAEFLCPFCAEDFDIVGLCCHIDEEHPVEVKNGVCPVCAKRVGMDIVSHITMQHGNFLKVQRKRRLRKGGSNLTFSMLRKEPRDGNLHALLGGSSCFVSPSNVEADPLLSSFMFNPPTADEPLSLQSLSIAESSADKESTDKESLERKPQQSQLSDQEHEEKARRCEFVRGLLMSTILNENL